The Chitinimonas arctica region CCAAAATTGTGCCCAGACACTTCACCCACAGCGTTTTTGGAAACAACCAAGCAAACAGCAAAACTGTTATTGCTACGGTCCAATATATCGGCCCCATAAAATTGACAACCCAAACAAAGGGCGTCCAAATCGATTCGCCAAATGACATGAAATATTTACCTGTAAATTAACAAGAAAGTATTGCGCCTAACCATGGGTTCGAAATGGGTTTAAACCCATCTCACTCCGCATCAAGCGATCAGCCTGCATTACGCGCAAGCCATTACTTTCGGAGCGGGGAACCGGTTTATGGGCATCTCCGACATGCCGTATGGCGCATCATGTGAGTGCGCTGGCTCATATCGCTTACCGGGATCGGACGACGATAGTGGAAACGCAAGCTGGCCGTCATCGCGCCAGAACAGGAGGCCTGGATATTTCGAGGAAGCAGGACAACAGTCGTCAAAACAGTCTTTCAGGGGCGCAAGACCGCGAACATTACCAACTTTATCTATACAAAACAATGCCTTTCGTCTGAAACCGAAGCCGTGACGCCAACGCAGAAACTTGCCGCATGGTGCACTAGGGATACCACCTAGCCAACCTTCGACGTGAAGCGGCGTACCATGTGCCAGTTTGGCTGGGACGGCCCACCCCTTCTTCGAAGCAGCCAGAACCAAGCTTGAGGTGGCTTAGCGCACGGGGAGGTAAATTCGGTCATACTATGAAATTCGCTGCGCAGCGAATAATGTGATTATGCCGAATTTTTACCTGTCGCAACGATGCGGTGTCGGCATCGCGGTACTACAGGTAGTGGGTTTCTCACCAGCCTGCCAATGCTCGGCGGCGTCCCGTCTCTATCCAATACGTACAAGTAATTGTTCGATGACTTCACTGGCTTCGCGCTGGCGTAATATCCGCGCCTCTCGTTGTGCCGGTTCGCCGCCTTCGCCCAACTCGAACTTTGCCACGGCGACCGGACCATCCTTGAGATAGCCCTCGGTATTGGCATCCCGCGCAAAGCGGATTCGCAATAGGTCCAAGGCGTCTTTCACGACTTCGCGATGCTTGCCGCCAAGTGCTTGGCGAAACTTCTGCGCCATCGCGTCTGTGCTTTCAAAAGCATGCTCCAGGCAATAGACCAGGTCATGTGCATCCTTACGTTCGAAACGCTGGTCAAACGCGAACGCTTTCAGGCACGTAAAGCTGACCAGATCGGCATGCTTGATCCTTTCGACGGCAATTCCGTCACCACCCAGCAGCTCAGCCTTGATTTCGGCGACCTCATACAGATCGAATACGATGGACGAGTGCGGGATGTTTATGGCCGAGATTGCCCCCTCTGTTGGCAGTGGTTGTACCCGGCCTCCCGCAATCTCTGGCGCGTCCGTCAGAAATTCCAGCACCATGAGGCTCCATGCTCGGTACGGGCCTGCCAACGCCAGGAGAGCTTTTGTTGCTTGTCGTTTTCAGCTCGCTCGAAACCCATCTTCTTCAGATTCTCTTCGAGCGTGTGGTAGGCATCCGTGTTGGCCAGTATCTGCAGGTCGATCACGATATCGACGTCCGTCGTTCCTGCGTGCGCTGGTACCGTAGGGGGGCGACCCTTCACTAGATAACGAGGCGTGAGTCCCCCTACGAGATAGACCGACTCCTTCCAAGGGCCCAACCCGCGCAATAGCGTTACGAGGACGCGCTCGCAGTCATACGTGCATTGGTCGTTGTAGCCGTCGAATGTCGTTGGCTTGGCCATCAGAATCCGATCCTTTCCCTGCGCAGATGCTCAGCCATCTCCTTGGCGCGCCCCTCGCCGCGCAGCAGGTCAAGATAAACCTGCACGGGGCTAGCCAACCAGAGGCCATTGACTTGCTCGCGAAACAGTAGTTCTCCTGCAGTTTTCGTCTCGATGACAGTGAGGTTTGCTCCTTCGGTGACAAAGCGTGCATCCAGCTCTGCAAATGCCGCATCCGCGCCAGGGCTGGGTATTAGCCAAGCGCGCACCTGCGATACGCTGGATAAAAACGGCGCATAGCGTTGCGCGGCGGCTTCGAAGCTCACCGCATAGACGACCTGATGCTCATCGAAAACCCGCCCCAGGCGCTGGATCTGCGCATCGGACTTCAGCCCGGGTACGTAATAGCGACGCGATATCGGCACGGTTGAGCCCGCAAGCCGTTCAGCCCATGCGTTTAACAATTCGCCCGGCTCGCGTAAGTGGCGCTCCTTGCCTGGTCCTTTTCCGCGAGACGCAAGCCAATCGAACCGTTCCAACTCGCCCAAAACATCGGACGCTGTAGAGGGCGCCACTTGGGCACGCAAGGATACGTCTGTAACGCCAAACCAGTCCTGCGGGTGAATCAGAAGCGCATGTAGAACATTTGCGCGCCGCCCAGAGAACAGCGATCGCACTGTCTTCTCCTGGGGCTTTGGTTGCGGCTTGTCGATAAGTACATAGACCCCCGGAGCCGACAGAAACAGGCTACCGCCACTGTCGTAGTAGCCGACATGCTCCGCCTGAAGTAGTTCCTTCGCCCCGGGCGACAGCGATTCGGCAGCTAGAAGAAATTGGACATCGGCTCGGTACACCGAACGTAGTTCTTTGAATTGCGATAGCAGTTGACGTACGTCTCGTGGGCAAGCAGTTTTTTTCGTCGTAATGGCGACTACGACCGGCTCGACCGTGGTGCGGAGTCGGACTTCCGCGACTATCTGCCTGAGGCAGGCCAAGGAAGAGTCCCACAGGACCGACTCGACGTCTACATTTGGCAGCGCCTCAAGCGTGGCCACGAATCGCTCGATCAGAGCACAACCAGGAGAGATATATTCGGTCATTTATCGATATTCTCTGTACAGCGAATAATACTGCTATACCGAATATAGATAGAAAAACTTGCTCCCCATGCTCAGAAAGGGTGATTTCTCCAATCTTGCCACTCGTCATTTCGTGCGTAGACCGCTCCGGGAGAGGCAACGAAACGAGACACACGTCCAGACTCTGCGTATCCATCCAAACGTGACCAGTTGGCAGCTTTGGTCCAAGCTGCCCCAGGAAATCCGCACGCAGCCTATCCAAGCACCGCCAATGCACGCTCAGAGGATGCGCCTCACGGGCGGAGCAAATCCACACTTGCAGGCTGCCAACACACGCAAACAGGGAGTTCCTGTTTAGCGGGGCGTTTGCTTTTCAGAAGATTCTGCGGGCCTGAGCGGCACCGAGACGCCCCGACACCGCGCTGGCGCTAGACCTGCGCTCCAGACATGAATGGCAAAGCTCCAGAGATGAATGGCCAACGACAACCCCGCCCAGCTCTTGAAATGCACCCGCCTCGCCCATATCATTAGCACTCGTTAGCAGTGAGTGCTAACAGCGAACATCGATTTCCTGATTTTTGCCTGTTACGGCATTGCAGATAATCCCCCAAAGGAGCAGACCCTATGAAGATTCGTCCCCTGCACGACCGCGTCGTGATCAAGCGTGTTGAAGCCGAAGAAAAGACCGCCTCGGGCATCGTTCTGCCTGGCAACGCAGCCGAGAAGCCGGACATGGGCGAAGTGGTATCCGTGGGTACCGGCAAGCTGCTGGACAATGGTTCGGTGCGCGCCCTGCAGGTCAAGGCCGGCGACAAGGTGATCTTCGGCAAGTACAGCGGCCAGACCGTGAAGGTCGATGGCAACGAACTGCTGGTGATGCGCGAAGAAGACATCATGGGCGTGGTCGAAGCCTGATCGCCTGCGCGATCGAGTAAACGGATATCCCTGAGCGGCCCTTCCCACGAGGAAGCGCGGCGCCTGGCGCCCCGGCCGCATGGCAACGAATTTGGAGAGTAAGAACATGGCTGCAAAAGAAGTGAAGTTCGGCGACAGCGCTCGCGCGAAAATGGTTATCGGCGTGAACATCCTGGCCGATGCCGTCAAGGTGACCCTGGGCCCTAAAGGCCGTAACGTCGTGCTGGAGCGTTCCTACGGTTCGCCCACCATCACCAAGGACGGTGTGTCGGTCGCCAAGGAAATCGAGCTGAAGGACAAGTTCGAGAACATGGGCGCGCAGATGGTGAAGGAAGTGGCTTCCAAGACTTCCGATATCGCCGGCGACGGCACCACCACCGCCACCGTGCTGGCACAAGCCATCGTGCTGGAAGGCATGAAGTTCGTTGCCGCCGGCATGAACCCGATGGATCTGAAGCGCGGCATCGACAAGGCCGTGATCGCCCTGGTCGGCGAACTGAAGAACATCTCCAAGCCTTGCACCACCTCGAAGGAAATCGCCCAGGTCGGTTCGATCTCGGCTAACTCCGACGCCAGCATCGGCGACATCATCGCCACCGCGATGGACAAGGTTGGCAAGGAAGGCGTGATTACCGTCGAAGACGGCAACAGTCTGGAAAACTCGCTGGATACCGTGGAAGGTATGCAGTTCGACCGCGGCTACCTGAGCCCGTACTTCATCAACAACCCGGAAAAGCAGATCGCTTCGCTGGACAACCCCTTCGTGCTGCTGTTCGACAAGAAGATCAGCAATATCCGCGACCTGCTGCCGGTACTGGAGCAAGTGGCCAAGGCTGGCCGTCCGCTGCTGATCATCGCCGAAGATGTCGAAGGCGAAGCCCTGGCTACCCTGGTGGTCAACAATATCCGCGGCATCCTGAAGACCGTCGCCGTCAAGGCGCCTGGCTTCGGTGACCGTCGCAAGGCCATGCTGGAAGATATCGCCATCCTGACCGGCGGTACCGTGATCGCCGAAGAAATCGGCCTGACCCTGGAAAAGGCCAGCCTGGCCGATCTGGGCCAAGCCAAGCGCGTCGAAATCGGCAAGGAAAACACCACCATCATCGACGGCGCCGGCAAGGCCGAAGCGATCCAGGCGCGTGTTGGCATGATCAACAAGCTGGCCGAAGAATCGACCAGCGACTACGACCGCGAAAAGCTGCAGGAACGTAAGGCCAAGCTGGCCGGCGGCGTGGCCCTGATCAAGGTTGGCGCAGCCACCGAAGTCGAAATGAAGGAAAAGAAGGCACGCGTGGAAGATGCACTGCACGCTACCCGCGCCGCCGTGGAAGAAGGCATCGTGGCCGGTGGCGGCGTTGCCCTGCTGCGCGCCCGTTCGGCCATCGCCGACCTGAAGGGTATCAACCCAGACCAGGACGCCGGTATCAAGATCGTGCTGCGCGCCATCGAAGCTCCGCTGCGCCAGATCGTCCAGAACGCCGGCGACGAGCCAAGCGTGGTGGTTGCCAAGGTGCTGGAAGGCAAGGGTAACTTCGGTTACAACGCCGGTACCGGCGAGTACGGCGACATGGTGGAAATGGGCGTGCTGGACCCAACCAAGGTGACCCGTTCGGCGCTGCAACACGCCGCTTCGATCGCCGGCCTGATGCTGACCACCGATTGCATGGTGGCCGAGCTGCCGAAGGAAGACGGCCCGATGGGCGGCGGTGGCATGGGCGGTATGGGTGGCATGGGCGGTATGGACATGTAATGTCCGTTTAGCCTTGCGCTATCGAGAAAAACCCCGCTACTGCGGGGTTTTTCTTTGCCCGCTTACGGGATAAAATGCCGTTGGTATAGCCATCTCGTCCGCTTGTCAGGCAAGATTCCCTTCCTCCCGGGGGAGCTGTTACCTTCCAGCTCAACGAATCCTGCCACCCGACCGGCGCATGCGCCCCGTGGCAGGCAAGAGTATCCCCGTAAGCGCCGAAGCGCGGCCAGGGACAGATCAGGGCAAATGCATGGCATGGGCCATAGGTATTCAGACAAGGAGCCGGTAATGAAAAAGAATCAGTTCAAAATAAAGGCGCTATATGCGGGGGTCTGCATGGCCATGGCCAGCCAGGTCGCCCACGCCGCCGCCAGCCCGTATCCAGCACTACCGCCCACCCTGTCCTCGGCGGTTACGCCCAATATCATGCTGCTGATCGATAACTCGGCCAGTATGTTGCAAGTCGCAGCAGATCCATCTCCGTTTACGCGCGGGGATCTCTGCCCGGACCCCAACAACAACTGGTCCTCATGCATCAATAATAATACCGGTGGCTGGCGCACTACAATGGATAGCCCTACGCTCACTCCCAATAACAAAATGAACGTTGCCAAGGGCGTGGCTAAGGAATTGATCAGACTAAACCAATCCCTGCGCTGGGGGATTGCCTCGTTCCACGTAGCCAACCCCAATACCATAGGCGGCAGCGAACGTGGTGAAGCTGGCATTATCGTTTCGAACATCCTGCAAGCCGATCAAACCACGGGGGGCGTATCCAATAAGACCATATTGGATAATGCCATCGATAGCTTACGCGGTAGAACCGCCACGCCGTTGGGTGAAGCCTTGCTGGAGGTCACCCGCTATTTTGAGGGCAAAACGTCCTACACCAACAAACCCATCCCCGGCGGCGGCACGACCTATACCAGCCCCATTCAGTACCGCTGCCAAAAGAACTTCACCATCGTATTGACCGACGGCGACTCGACCAACGACGACAGGCTGCCTGGCAGCCCCAATGCTGCGATTTCGTACACCAGATGGAATTCCGCGGGCTCGCAGGAAACCAAGAGTTTCTCCGTCTGCACCGGTGTCAGCGCGAATTGCCCAGCAAGCTTGGAAGGCCAGACCACGACTCCGGGCTTCGGCTCCTCTACGGGTCGCTTCCGCGCGCTGCGTGACGTGGCGAAATACGCCAACGACCTGGATATGAAGCCGGGCTCAGGAAACGACGCCGATGGCAAACCGTACGATGACCCGAAATTCCCTAACCAGAATATGCAGACCTATACGGTGGGTTTCGGGGTGGATAATGACGTTCTGCCCGCAGCTGCCCAGGTCGGCGCCGGGAAATACTATACCGCCCTCGGCCAAGCGGAACTGACCAGCGCCCTGAGCAACGCCGTGTCCAGTATCATGGCAGCCTCCTCGAATGCCGGCGGGGTGGCGGTGCTGTCCGACTTTGCCCAAGCCGATAACTATGTTTACCAGCCCGTTTTCAGCCCCGATGGCTGGTATGGCGAGCTGCGCCGCTATAAATTGCTGCCTGACGGCAAATTCGATTTCACCTCCTTGCTGGAAGCGAATGCGGTGCTGAAGCCGCGTGCCGCAAGCTCTCGCCTTATTTATTCCGCCAAGACGGATGCAAGCTCGACCACGGCTTTTGTCTTTAACGACACGGCAGGGCTCAGCGCCATGACGGCCGCCCAGAAAGCCTTCCTGGGCGCCACGACACCAGAACAACAAAATGTCATCAATTCGCTGCGCGGCACCAATGTCACCAATTTCCGAGACCGGACCAACAATAAGCTGGGCGATATCATCGACGCCCAACCGGTGGTGGTAAGCGTCCCGTTCGGCTACTCCAACGATAGTACCTACACCACCTTCAAGACTACCCAGGCCAACCGTGGCATGGTATTCATCGGCTCGAATGACGGCATGCTGCATGGTTTCAATAAAAACAATATGGAGGAAGTGCTCGGCTACATTCCTTCCTCGGTTTACCCCAACCTCAAGCCCATTACCGACAAAGACTACGGCAACCCCTCTGCGCCGCACGTACACGCTGTGAATGGTCCGTTGCGGCAGGGTGATGTCAAAATCAGCGGCGCCTGGAAAACCTTGCTGGTCGGCGGCCTGGGCCAGGGCGGGCAAGGCTATTATGCGCTTGACGTGACCACGCAACTCCCGTCCCCCTCCGCGCCGAACCCCGGCTCAATACCGGCCCCGACTCCCGCCACCACGGTAAAATGGGAATGGAGTGAAGCCAAGGATAAATCGGTCGGGTATTCCTTCCCCAACTCCATTATCTATAATGTGCGCATGGGGTCCGGTAGCGTCACGCCCGCCGTTGTCCTGACCAATGGTTATGAAAGTGGCTTCGATAACTCAACCGACCCCGCATACGACGACACGGCCAATAGTTCCGCGCTATTTATTCTCAACGCCAATACGGGCGCGCTGATCAAGAAGATCGCCTTGCCCGCCACCAGCACCGGCCTATCGGCGCCGGCCGGGGTGGACTTTGGTCAGGATGGCGTGCTTGACTATGTCTACGCTGGCGACGTCAATGGCAATATGTGGCGCTTCGACCTGACCTCGGCCGACGCTACCGGCTTCAAGGTGGCAACCAACCCCATCTTTACCGCCAAGAAGGGCACTACCGCCCAGCCCATCATCATGCGACCGGCCATCCTACCCGTAAACTATGCCGACGGTGCGCCGCACGGCAATCTGGTCATATTCGGCACAGGCAAGTTGTTGACACCGGCGGATCGGACCGACACCAACGAGCAAACCCTATACGGCATTTTGGACGAGTTGGCAGCCAACCCAACCACGGTCCCCGCAACAAAACTCGTGGAACAAACCATCATGGCTACCGGCTCGGTGGTCGACCCCACCAAGCGCGTAGGCAGTTACCGCCGGGTTTCCGACAATACCTTGGACCTTACCAGCAGAACAGAGCTCAATCTGGGATGGTTCGTCGACCTGACGGACAGTAGCGAGCGGCTGGTCGCATCGCCCATGCTTTACGATGACCGGGTGTTTTTGGGCACGGGCGTGCCTGTGACGGTCGAGAAGTGCGTGGCGGGCGGCAAGGGCTGGATCATGGGGCTGAATCCGATGACCGGCGGCGTGATGAAGACAAAGAGCAACAAACCCTTCTCTTTTGTCGATATCAACAACGACCTAAAATCGACTGACGCCGATATGGTCAACTTCGGCGGCACCAACGCTTATGCCAGTGGCTATGGCCTGGACGGCATTCCCACCGAACTGACCTTTGTTCAGTCGGATCGTGTCATTACCATGCCTACCGTTGCAAATGATGGCAGCACCGCCGGTGGCTCGGTCGCCTTGTACGAAGCCAATTATCAAGCGGTTTATACTGCCAATGCGCCTGCGGGGACACAGGTGGGCCAACCGATACCGCGGCCTGAATCCAAGGACGGCTCCGGCAAGAATTACGACTGTACCGTGGGCACGACCAACTGTCCGCCGACGAATATCCTGAAGGCGCCAGGCGGTGTTCGCGTCGTACCGATCAACTTCCGTCAAATCCCGAGGTAGTAAACCCCCAGGATAGATCCGTCGCTTCGGCCGCGCGGCGCCAACCGTCGCGCGGCCGGCAATACAGCGCTGTAGCAGGATAGAATGTCGGCTTTTTGCGGCATCACGGATGCAGTAACAGGAGCAGCCTTCGGGCCGCTGCCTTATGTAAGGAATGGTGCGCCAGTCGCCCTTATTTAGTCCATTTAGCGGGAAGTACTCCCACCATGACAATAAAGACATACCCATACCGGCCAGGCGGTTTTACCCTTATCGAGGTCTTGATCGTGCTGGCGCTGATCGGGGTCATGACCGCGATCGCCGTCCCGTCCATGGCGCGATACGTGAACAATGCCAAGGTATCCGGCGCCGCCACGGAGATGCTGTACGGCTTGCGGGCAGCGCGTAGCCAGGCCATGGCAACGGGCAATGTCGTTACTTTCTGCGCCGCCAGCGCGGCGAATTCCTCGACTTGCAACACGAGCGGCACTGCCGACTGGGCTAACGGCTGGATCATGTTCTCGACCAAGGGCGGGACCGCATCCGAGGACAAGCGTTCGAATCAAATCAAGGGCATGACGATCACCAGCAGCCAGACCACGGTCAATGCGCTCACCTTTGCCGCCGGTATAGGCTCGACCTCGACGCTTACCTTTACCCTCTGCAAGACCGGCGCCGGTAGCTCGACACCTGGCCGCCAGATTGTCGTCGGTACCAATGGCAAAGCCGTTATCAAAACATATAACACCTGCACCTAGGGAGCCCGAACATGAAGTCGCAACAAGGCAGCTTACTGCTGGAAGCCTTGATTACATTGGCCATATTAAGCATCGGCTTGCTGGGCATCGGGATGCTGCAGGCACGGTCCCTCAACGTCGGCACCGGCAGCTATTACCGCAGCATTGCCTCCGATATCGCCTCGGATCTAGCCGATCGGATCAATAGCAATCGCTCCCCTTTTATAGCCGATAGCGATTCCACCGGCGTCATATCCCCGCCCGAATACGTGATGACATGTACAGGGACAAACACCGACACCCCG contains the following coding sequences:
- a CDS encoding pilus assembly protein; the encoded protein is MKKNQFKIKALYAGVCMAMASQVAHAAASPYPALPPTLSSAVTPNIMLLIDNSASMLQVAADPSPFTRGDLCPDPNNNWSSCINNNTGGWRTTMDSPTLTPNNKMNVAKGVAKELIRLNQSLRWGIASFHVANPNTIGGSERGEAGIIVSNILQADQTTGGVSNKTILDNAIDSLRGRTATPLGEALLEVTRYFEGKTSYTNKPIPGGGTTYTSPIQYRCQKNFTIVLTDGDSTNDDRLPGSPNAAISYTRWNSAGSQETKSFSVCTGVSANCPASLEGQTTTPGFGSSTGRFRALRDVAKYANDLDMKPGSGNDADGKPYDDPKFPNQNMQTYTVGFGVDNDVLPAAAQVGAGKYYTALGQAELTSALSNAVSSIMAASSNAGGVAVLSDFAQADNYVYQPVFSPDGWYGELRRYKLLPDGKFDFTSLLEANAVLKPRAASSRLIYSAKTDASSTTAFVFNDTAGLSAMTAAQKAFLGATTPEQQNVINSLRGTNVTNFRDRTNNKLGDIIDAQPVVVSVPFGYSNDSTYTTFKTTQANRGMVFIGSNDGMLHGFNKNNMEEVLGYIPSSVYPNLKPITDKDYGNPSAPHVHAVNGPLRQGDVKISGAWKTLLVGGLGQGGQGYYALDVTTQLPSPSAPNPGSIPAPTPATTVKWEWSEAKDKSVGYSFPNSIIYNVRMGSGSVTPAVVLTNGYESGFDNSTDPAYDDTANSSALFILNANTGALIKKIALPATSTGLSAPAGVDFGQDGVLDYVYAGDVNGNMWRFDLTSADATGFKVATNPIFTAKKGTTAQPIIMRPAILPVNYADGAPHGNLVIFGTGKLLTPADRTDTNEQTLYGILDELAANPTTVPATKLVEQTIMATGSVVDPTKRVGSYRRVSDNTLDLTSRTELNLGWFVDLTDSSERLVASPMLYDDRVFLGTGVPVTVEKCVAGGKGWIMGLNPMTGGVMKTKSNKPFSFVDINNDLKSTDADMVNFGGTNAYASGYGLDGIPTELTFVQSDRVITMPTVANDGSTAGGSVALYEANYQAVYTANAPAGTQVGQPIPRPESKDGSGKNYDCTVGTTNCPPTNILKAPGGVRVVPINFRQIPR
- the groL gene encoding chaperonin GroEL (60 kDa chaperone family; promotes refolding of misfolded polypeptides especially under stressful conditions; forms two stacked rings of heptamers to form a barrel-shaped 14mer; ends can be capped by GroES; misfolded proteins enter the barrel where they are refolded when GroES binds) codes for the protein MAAKEVKFGDSARAKMVIGVNILADAVKVTLGPKGRNVVLERSYGSPTITKDGVSVAKEIELKDKFENMGAQMVKEVASKTSDIAGDGTTTATVLAQAIVLEGMKFVAAGMNPMDLKRGIDKAVIALVGELKNISKPCTTSKEIAQVGSISANSDASIGDIIATAMDKVGKEGVITVEDGNSLENSLDTVEGMQFDRGYLSPYFINNPEKQIASLDNPFVLLFDKKISNIRDLLPVLEQVAKAGRPLLIIAEDVEGEALATLVVNNIRGILKTVAVKAPGFGDRRKAMLEDIAILTGGTVIAEEIGLTLEKASLADLGQAKRVEIGKENTTIIDGAGKAEAIQARVGMINKLAEESTSDYDREKLQERKAKLAGGVALIKVGAATEVEMKEKKARVEDALHATRAAVEEGIVAGGGVALLRARSAIADLKGINPDQDAGIKIVLRAIEAPLRQIVQNAGDEPSVVVAKVLEGKGNFGYNAGTGEYGDMVEMGVLDPTKVTRSALQHAASIAGLMLTTDCMVAELPKEDGPMGGGGMGGMGGMGGMDM
- a CDS encoding GspH/FimT family pseudopilin gives rise to the protein MTIKTYPYRPGGFTLIEVLIVLALIGVMTAIAVPSMARYVNNAKVSGAATEMLYGLRAARSQAMATGNVVTFCAASAANSSTCNTSGTADWANGWIMFSTKGGTASEDKRSNQIKGMTITSSQTTVNALTFAAGIGSTSTLTFTLCKTGAGSSTPGRQIVVGTNGKAVIKTYNTCT
- the pilV gene encoding type IV pilus modification protein PilV; the encoded protein is MKSQQGSLLLEALITLAILSIGLLGIGMLQARSLNVGTGSYYRSIASDIASDLADRINSNRSPFIADSDSTGVISPPEYVMTCTGTNTDTPSCGAGTSQAQKDMIAFHQAVRQLPGATGSIAKSNNSYTITITWVDSKRANTSTNTNNNSFTTQFAAPV
- the groES gene encoding co-chaperone GroES: MKIRPLHDRVVIKRVEAEEKTASGIVLPGNAAEKPDMGEVVSVGTGKLLDNGSVRALQVKAGDKVIFGKYSGQTVKVDGNELLVMREEDIMGVVEA